Proteins from a single region of Psilocybe cubensis strain MGC-MH-2018 chromosome 3, whole genome shotgun sequence:
- a CDS encoding cAMP-dependent protein kinase catalytic subunit 3, which produces MPSSLSRPSLSLPAPFQEPRLVCPDAPLTPPLSPKHSHIPDIRDDVDCIPDTHNPHTLPSDLMDVDPDAPEADSPIHPMPRPQRLLEDEKEHLQRSGIKLSDFEVRGTLGTGTFGKVLLVRHRGTPSSQGTQSYFAMKILRKTEIVRLRQVEHVNAERYILSRVHHPFVVDLFATFQDSLNVYMLMSYVPGGELFTHLRRAHRFTPDVTRFYLATIILALKYLHSFNIIYRDLKPENLLLDSRGYLRLTDFGFAKIVDDRTWTLCGTPEYLAPEIIQSDGHGKAADWWACGVLCYEMLVGYPPFFDESPYGIYEKILNGQIHWPKSMDRLSRDLIKAFLNPDRTKRLGNMIGGPQDILDHPWFRGVDWDALERREINAPIIPRTSSVDDTRHFLHLPLPPAEEIPGLTGQERHSTFQQLFHPSASQFLEF; this is translated from the exons ATGCCGTCCTCTCTCTCCAGgccctccctctccctccccgcTCCCTTCCAGGAGCCCCGTCTCGTTTGTCCAGATGCTCCTCTTACACCCCCATTGTCTCCAAAGCATTCTCATATCCCAGATATCCGCGACGACGTAGACTGCATCCCCGACACACACAATCCACACACCCTTCCCTCAGACCTCATGGACGTCGATCCAGACGCACCAGAGGCAGATTCCCCAATACACCCCATGCCCCGCCCCCAGCGTCTCCTCGAGGACGAGAAGGAGCATCTCCAGCGTAGTGGCATTAAGCTCTCCGATTTTGAGGTCAGGGGGACCCTTG GCACGGGTACCTTTGGCAAGGTCCTTTTGGTCCGTCACAGGGGCACGCCCTCTTCGCAGGGTACCCAGAGCTATTTCGCCATGAAGATTCTCCGCAAGACAGAAATCGTGCGGCTGCGTCAGGTCGAGCATGTCAATGCAGAGCGTTACATTCTTTCCCGCGTCCACCACCCCTTCGTCGTTGATCTTTTCGCCACTTTCCAGGACAGTCTCAACGTCTACATGCTCATGTCCTACGTTCCAGGTGGAGAGCTTTTCACTCATCTTCGTCGGGCCCATCGTTTCACTCCAGATGTTACCCGTTTTTATCTCGCCACTATCATTCTTGCCCTCAAGTACCTGCATTCTTTCAACATCATCTATCGTGATCTCAAACCCGAGAACCTTCTCTTGGACTCGAGAGGCTATCTGCGCCTTACCGACTTTGGCTTTGCAAAGATTGTCGATGATCGTACTTGGACTCTCTGTGGCACTCCGGAATATCTCGCACCAGAAATCATTCAATCCGATGGTCACGGCAAAGCCGCCGATTGGTGGGCTTGCGGTGTTCTGTGCTATGAGATGCTCGTTGGTTATCCCCCTTTCTTTGACGAATCACCCTATGGTATCTACGAAAAGATCTTGAATGGGCAGATTCACTGGCCAAAGAGTATGGACCGACTCTCTCGTGATCTCATCAAAGCGTTCCTAAATCCGGATCGCACAAAACGTCTTGGGAACATGATCGGCGGGCCCCAGGATATTCTTGATCACCCTTGGTTTAGGGGCGTTGATTGGGACGCTCTTGAACGCCGCGAAATCAAC GCTCCTATCATCCCTCGCACGTCGTCGGTAGATGATACTCGTCATTTTTTGCACCTACCCCTCCCGCCTGCTGAAGAAATCCCAGGTCTCACTGGCCAAGAGCGCCACTCTACATTCCAGCAGCTGTTCCATCCTAGCGCCTCCCAGTTCCTCGAGTTCTGA
- a CDS encoding 4,5-DOPA dioxygenase extradiol-like protein, whose protein sequence is MSTSATSWHAALESLPATPEKIPAFFFAHGSPMLAFPPTEGSDGGMMGYHGPKGPLAQFLKEFGPTLLKKYRPKGIVVFSAHWETYGERLVSDYPENPLLMDYYGFPPELYQLKFKSKGDSKLAQHVVDLYKKAGQKARLTTVHESRGEDGRGFSGPGLDHGVFVPFRIMFGEEFTEIPIVQVSIDSSMDPEKNWELGKAVAQLREEGILILAGGLTAHNLRDRVSFSPDTARAVHKEFDQAIHQAIATDSAEERKKALFALPRHPGFRASQPREDHFVPLYVAGGAGEGGAVHTIVDLYGLASFAFGI, encoded by the exons ATGTCTACCAGCGCTACGAGCTGGCATGCGGCCCTCGAGTCGCTGCCTGCCACACCGGAGAAGATTCCCGCGTTCTTTTTTGCACATGGGTCCCCTATGTTAGCCTTTCCGCCAACTGAAGGTTCAGATGGTGGTATGATGGGTTATCATGGACCCAAAGGCCCTCTGGCCCAATTTTTGAAAGAATTTGGACCCACCTTGTTGAAGAAATACAGGCCAAAAGGCATTGTCGTCTTCAGTGCACACTGGGAAACCTATGGAGAGCGCCTGG TGTCTGATTACCCTGAAAATCCTCTGCTGATGGATTACTACGGCTTCCCCCCTGAATTGTATCAACTCAAGTTCAAGTCCAAAGGGGATTCCAAACTCGCGCAACATGTTGTTGACTTGTACAAAAAG GCTGGACAAAAGGCCAGATTAACGACTGTGCATGAGAGCCGCGGGGAGGATGGTCGAGGATTTTCAGGACCTGGACTTGACCATGGGGTGTTTGTGCCATTCCGGATTATGTTTGGAGAGGAGTTTACGGAGATTCCGATTGTGCAAGTATCGATCGACTCTAGCATGGATCCCGAGAAAAACTGGGAACTCGGCAAAGCAGTGGCGCAGCTGAG GGAGGAGGGAATCTTGATACTTGCGGGTGGGCTGACTGCGCATAACCTGAGAGATCGGGTGTCATTTTCACCAGACACGGCCCGCGCGGTGCACAAAGAATTTGACCAGGCGATCCACCAGGCGATTGCGACAGACTCG GCGGAGGAGCGCAAGAAGGCACTGTTCGCGCTGCCGCGACACCCTGGATTCCGAGCGTCGCAGCCACGCGAGGACCACTTTGTGCCGCTGTATGTAGCTGGGGGCGCTGGGGAGGGCGGGGCGGTTCATACGATCGTAGATTTGTACGGATTGGCATCGTTTGCATTTGGGATCTAA